Below is a window of Coregonus clupeaformis isolate EN_2021a unplaced genomic scaffold, ASM2061545v1 scaf1119, whole genome shotgun sequence DNA.
atgctctcccatcaggggggctctggctttgtaggaccaaccctgccaggcaggctcagaatcttgagggcgGCGGTGCTGctttatctttctgttttggctgcatataggcaacttacagcagtgctataaaacagatggggacttctctttggtgcatgggtcgctcaggtgggtgtctaggatatagggttggagACCGTTCcatcatgtgtgtgtttgtacgtgtGTCTAATGCATCATTCTATCATTCATCAATACCAAATCAGacgatattttatttattttttcaaacaATATATAAACATAAACAGACGATATCAAATAAATGACATTGATCACATCAATTATATTAATCCAGCCTCTTCATAAAGTGTAGTTAACCATGTCCTCCTCCTCAGGCTCTATAGGGGGTGTTGTGTTTTACGGGCTGAACACATCTTTAGCGTTAGCATCTACCATCACTGCCATAGAGATCCTATATATTTAGCATTAGCATCTACCGTCACTGCTATAGAGATCCTATGGTCACAGCGGTAACACTTCCTTAGCTTTAGCATCTACCGTCACTGCTATAGAGATCCTATGGTCACAGCGGTAACACTTCCTTAGCATTAGCATCTACCATCTCTGCTATAAAGATCCTATGGTCACAGCGGTAACACTTCCTTAGCATTAGCATCTACCATCACTGCTATAGAGATCCTATGGTCACAGTGGTAACACTTCCTTAGCATTAGCATCTACCATCTCTGCTATAAAGATCCTATGGTCACAGCGGTAACACTTCCTTAGCATTAGCATCTACCATCACTGCTATAGAGATCCTATGGTCACACCGGAAACACTTCCTTAACATTAGCATCTACCATCTCTGCTATAAAGATCCTATGGTCACAGCGGTAACTCTTCCTTAGCATTAGCATCTACCATCTCTGCTATAAAGATCCTATGGTCACAGCGGTAACACTTCCTTAGCATTAGCATCTAcattatccagtgtgtgtgtcctcctccGGCTCTATAGGGGGTGCTGTGTCCTACGGGCTGTGAGCTGAAGACAGCCATGCTGAAACAAGAGAGGAACGTGAAAGAGGAAGTGAGGAAAATGCAGAAAGATGTTGACGACCTGTCGAGATCCACTAACAACGTCTATAACTACGTAGACGGCATGTCCACAgcgctgagagagagacagctagtCAGCAACGGTAAGGCCTAGCTAGATATGTCATTTACATACAATGACCCAAGACAAGTAAAAATGTACAATAAGGCAGTGGACAGTGTCCCAACATCCACACAGTGGACAGTGTCCCAACATCCAAACGTATTATGTGTCTCAGAAATGGTCAGACCCCAAGTCTATACTCAGCTCTGTCCAATAACTTAACATATAGACTTCCCTATACCTTATACAGGGATGTCATATATTAGCCGAGCATACTAAGCATGCTTCTTGGAGAGGTAAAACAATAGTGAGAGAGGTGTCacttacccctcctctctcccctctctttctccatctccccgtccccctctcccctctctttctccatctccccgtccccctctcccctctctttctccatctccccgtccccctctcccctctctttctccatctccccatccctctctcccctctctttctccatctccccgtcccctctcccctctctttctccatctccccatccctctctcccctctctttctccatctccccgTCCCGCTCTCCCCGTACCCCatacctctccccgtccctctccccGTACCCCatacctctccctgtccctctccccgtACCCCATACCTCTCCCCCCCGCTCTCCCTCGCCCTTTCTTTCTCTACAGAGAATGGTGACCTGGTGAGTCAGTACACGGACGATCTGGAGACCCAGCATGCCTTTGCAAAGGAGGCTATAGACACCGTCTTCCCCTCTAacattaggtgtgtgtgtgtgtgtgtgtgtgtgtgtgtgtacgtgtgtgtggatgtgtttaactatacttgtggggaccagaagtccccacaagaatagtaaaccaagaaaatgttgaccaactggggacattttgttggtccccataaggtcaaatgctatttctaggggattTAGGGtcaaggttagaattagtgttagaattaggtttagggttaggtttaggagatagggttaggtttaggattagggttagggttaggtttttgggttaatgTTAGTTAGAGTAAGGGTACGGGTTAGGTTtgaggttagggaaaataggattttgaatgggactgaattgtatgtccccataaGGTTAGCAGCGCAAGACGTGTGCGTGCGTATATCGGAGGGGCTACGTACAGCTATTAGCATCTTCAAGTCATCGCTGAAAAACACTTCCTTAGCATTAGCATCTACTCACTGCCATAGAGATCCTCTGGTCACAGCTGAAACACTTCCTTAGCGTTAGCGTCTTTATTTAACAAGGGGTTCATTCATTAGTGGCATAAcaaagtcttcttcttcttcttccatcaGGATTCTTCAAGGGGTCCTTGAGAAGATCAGGTTGAAGATTCAGAGAGTGGAGAAGGCTATCCTGGCCCAGAGGGAGGAATGCAAGGAGCCATGCACCGTCTCCTGCCCCATACCTGTTGTCTCTGGTGAGGATGCAGACTGTTGGTGGTTGGTTCTGTGTGTGGAAATGTAGCGGAGGTCAGTCTGACTCGTGATGAGGTGGATCTGCCTGTCACTTCAAAATCACTGTCACCCTTGGCCCAATAGGGAATTTCCTCTTAGCCTAATGGTTAAGACGTTGATTTCCCAGGCGGGAGACCGGGCTTCAGATCCCACCCGTGACATAAGACTAAACTtgtctgtcctccctccctccctccaggtaAGGAGTGTGAGGACATCTTCAGGAAAGGAGGAAGGGATTCTGGGATGTATCTGGTCCAGCCTGACTCCTTCTACCCGCCCTACAAGGTCTACTGTGACCAGACCACGCAGAACGGAGGTGGGGTggttgtctgtttctctctcactcactccagcCCTGCTTCTATATATCTATTGCTTTTCAAATGTATGAGGGGGGAGTGTAAAAGTGCACACTtttggagaagggaggagaatcGTAACGCATCAATTTTCTATCcatttatcctctctctctctctctctctctctctctcgcccttcaGGCTGGACCACTATTCAGAACAGGAAGGATGGTTCTGTAGACTTCAGCCGACGTTGGGACAACTACCGCAGCGGTTTCGGGAATATCGCCTTCGACGTCGGGAAGGGACACTGCAACACTCCAGGTGAGAGAAAACAAACCATGAAAAATAGGATATGAATATACTATAAAATATACTAAAATGGAAATATATGAAAACATACTACATACAATTGAATCTATATTCAGTAAATTCAGGAGGTAAACTCCAATTCCACTTTTTCTCAATAATAAACGTAAAGTCATGATGTCACTGACacgtgtgtttgtcctgtgtcaCGTGACAGGGGAGTACTGGCTGGGTAATGACCGCATCAGTCAGCTGACCAAGCAGGGTCCCACTGAGGTCCTCATGGAGATGGAGGATTGGTCCGGAAACAAGGTCCACGCCCAGTACAAACAGTTTACCATACAGGTAACACAGCCACGCCCAGTACCTTTACCATACAGGTAACACGGCCAGTAGAAACAGTTTACCATACAGGTAACACGGCCAGTAGAAACAGCCGCATGGCGTTCTAGAACTCCAAACTCTGGGGTTGGGTTACTGGGAAAGCACTTTGCACAGAAGATGATGTGAATAATGCTAATTAAAAtcctgattaattgattgattgatggtatTGCAGGGCGAGACGTCAAACTACGTAATGGCGATCAATGGGTACTCGGGCACGGCCGGTAACGTGATGCTGGAGGGAGCTACGGGGCTGTATGGAGAGAACCGGACCATGACCATCCACAATGGAATGATGTTCAGCACCTACGACAGGGACAACGATAACTGGTATGGGAGGGCTGTTAAACCCAATTCCCAGAGGGTCGTGTGTCTGCTGGTTTTAGTAATTTTCTTTACATTTGtgtccaattaagacctagacaaccaggtgaggggaggtcctaactaatcaattaagacctagataaccaggtgaggggaggtcctaactaatcaattaagacctagacaaccaggtgaggggaggtcctaactaatcaattaagacctagacaaccaggtgaggggaggtcctaactaatcaattaagacctagacaaccaggtgagggaggTCCTAACTAATCAGTGATCTTAGttgatcaatcaagtacaagggaggagtgaaaacccacagacacacagcccTCCAAGAATTACATTTGGTTTAGGGATTGTTGTTCAGTCAATCAaaacatctctctctgtgtctgtctccttcaccccctccctctccctcaccccctccccactcccatctcccccactcccacccctcctcacccactctcatctcccccctctccactcccatctcccccctctcccctctccctcaacccctcctccctccccctcccctctcccctctccctctccccaccccctcctccctcccctctcccctctccatcacctcctccccctcccctctaacAGGACTCCAGGTGACCCGTCCAAGCAGTGCTCCCGTGAAGACGGCGGTGGCTGGTGGTACAACAGGTGTCACTCAGCCAATCCCAACGGCCGTTACTACTGGGGCGGGGCTTACACACGGTACATGGCAAAACACGGGACAGATGACGGGATGGTGTGGATGAACTGGAAGGGATCCTGGTACTCTCTCAAAGCCATCTGCATGAAGATCAGGCCCTACTTCGCCTCGCggtagacacacagggagatacaCAGGGAGATACACAGGGAGATACACAGGGAGATACACAGGGAGatacacagggagacacacagggagatacaCAGGGAGATACacagggagagacacacacacacacacgacaaggGACACATGACCACACACTAGGGCAGTGTTTCTCAAATCCTGATAAAACATTATTGTAACAACATGTGTTGACTctgtgtgttgtctctgtgtgtgtccctgtgtgatgtgatgtgtgtgtgtgattgtgtgcttTGGGACAAGTATACGTACAAGTATTATAAGTATTACAAGTATATATTAACAGAGGACTGTCCCTTACACTACTCAATAAAAACATATTGAGGAACTTATTTCATGTTTGTTCGTTTATCATTGTATCAAGCCACAGCCATCAGATCATTACTTGGAATGTGAATGGGGTGAAGTGACCTGTAAAATGTGAAATCACATATGATATAAAGCTGTATACATATAATTACAGTGTAATGTGGTGTGTGTCAGAATACTTGAATAGCTTGAACTTTTTTTATGTAAACTTGTAACTTTTTAtggaaaaaaaaacattatacACCGAAGATAGTCTATTTCAATGAAAATGGCCCCTTCCAGGAACAGTTGTAAACCCTGCCACTTTTAACAGTTAAGAACGACATAATGAAATAGGTCAACAGTTAACAGTTAAGAATGACATACTGAAATAGGTCAACAGTTAACAGTTAAGAATGACATACTGAAATAGGTCAACAGTTAACAGTTAAGAACGACATACTGAAATAGGTCAACAGTTAACAGTTAAGAACGACATACTGAAATAGGTCAACAGTTAACAGTTAAAAATGACATAATGAAATAGGTCAACAGTTAACAGTTAAGAACGACATACTGAAATAGGTCAACAGTTAACAGTTAAGAACGACATACTGAAATAGGTCAACCGTTAACATAACGTCCACTTCATAGGATGACACATATGGGATAAAATACTAATTTAAGTAACAAATCTTTCATTAGATTGTTACTTTCCTACTGTAGCCAGCCGACAGCTAACATAACCTTGTAAATTAATATATCATTTATAGTCTGGGTACTGATACATGCGATTCACGCTCACTGTCCAAGTTTTCAGGGGTAGATCAAATACACTTTTATCACCCCAAACTGGCTTCCTCAAGCGAGCAAGATTATGTAGGCTAATTTAATAGAATTAACACGGTATTTTCTAGCCTATTTCTGCATCAAAAGTCCCTACTCCTTGAATGTCGTGTATTGATTAAATATAGCATGCGTTTATGAACGACGATCACTGCAATCAACAGCTGCAGTGTTGCTGATTGGATTACCCATGTCGTGTAGTAGTCTGTGTGAAAGTTTATAAAGACAAAAGGCGAACACATTGAAGTATTTGATTTGGATGGATGCTTGACATGATTGAAAGGTAGGAGGATATTGTCTTATCTAAAATGTAGGTGAAACTTTGCTTCAGCATACATTTCTCTAACTTGTTATGTGTGTTTTGCGCATGGGACTCAAGCCTGGATGGACTCGTGCCTGGTTAAAACCTTATAGCTTATTGCCCAATATATTCCAAAATTCTAACTAAATGCACCATGGACATCATTTAGGAGATAAAGGTCGTGAGCACAGCGTTCCTGATCAGATCGACAATCATCTTCTAATGTATTAGTGTGGCTGTGATGCAATCTTTAGCCCACAGCATTTTCTGCTTGGTTTCCAGAGCATTGAAAAAGAGAAATGAAATGGGCTGCTACCGAGATCTGACGATGCTTCTGACAATATAGTAAAAGGCGTGTTGTGTCTGGTGCTAAAGTCTGACGTAACTGCCTGTGTGTTGTGTTTATGAGGAGCCCCCACCCGTTGTTGCATGAGCTTGCTGCTGTTTCCTCCTTGCTTGGCAGAGGTCTCAGATTGTGAACCCGCGACCCCAAATGTATCACATAAAATGTATAtgccatatttacattttagcagacgctcttatccagagcgacttattatatatatattttttttttttcatactggccccctgtgggaatcgaacccacaactctaccaatatccctgccggccattccctcccctaccctgggccaattgtgcgccaccccatgggtctcccggtcgcggccggctacgacagagcctggattcgaaccaggatctctagtggcacagcgatgcagtgccttagaccactgcgccactcaggatatcTCACAATCGATTGGACTTTCCCCAGTGTAGTATTTTTGCTGTTACAGAATGTATATTTTTTTCGTAGATTTGCTTTATTCCACAAAGAGTAGGGGGTGTATAACCCAGTGACGTACCTATAGCTCTACCTCGGTTTAGGGACATGGACACGTTTTCCCCCGGAGTGAGAGAGGTGCACACTTTGACAGACAGGTCCAACAACGAGTCAGAGGGCTTTGGGGACATGGACACGTTTTTTGAAACGTTCTAGAACGcctgtttctctctgttcctGTCTCCCCTTCAGAACCCAGGCATTCAGTTTCTTCTAGAACCTCTTCTAGAACCACCTGGTTCTGTTCTAGGTCCTCAAGCTTAGTCAGGAGTTAAGTCTGGACGATTGGGGGATGGTTGTGCAGCCGGTCTACGACATCCACCGGCTGTAGTGTGATCTTAAGGATGTCCTTAACAGGAGACTTCTTTTTGAAGCGACCGGTAGCTGTCGTGGTCGATATGGAAAGCAAAGGTCCCCATTGCACGATCCTTGACCTGACCGCAGTTTGATGTCAACACAGGGTATACagagacaccctattccctacagagtgCTCTGGGGCCAACATGGATCAGTGAGTGTTGATTTATCAAGCACctgagtgctgatttaggatcagtttagccttttacatCACAATTAATATGATTCAATGGAGAGAGGTGCCTGATGCatcctggtcaaaaagtagtcaactaagtagtgcactgtgtacggaatagggtgccatttgggatgcatccacatGTCAACGTCCATCCAACGTCCATCCAACGTCCATCCAACGTCCATCCAACGTCCAATTTAGGGTGTAATTTGTATTTAGGATTATTGTGTGCTTGTTGACGTTTACTGCGTTGATTGATAGGAACAAGCGTTTCACTGCGCCCGCCATTGCACCTGCTGAACTGTGTACACAACCAATTAAAAAAAGTGATTTGATTTTCATCCGATGGGTtgcagagaaacacagagagacagctagGAGAGTGAACAGGTAGTCATTGACCAAGGCTTTATACTGTTAACTCTGAAGTAAACATTAAAGGGCCTTGACTGGTGGGATGAGGTAGGAAGAGATCACGtcagtgtcccaaatggtaccctgtttcctatctagtgcactacttttaaccaggctcTGTAGAGTCAACtctgtaaagtagtgcactagctagggaatagggtgccatttgggacacagaaatATTACCAGTCTATCCTGGGTGACTGTGACTGCAGTGTCCTAAATTGGCACCCTATTTCAGGCTCTTTTAAccaggctctggtctaaagtagtgcactatatagggaatagggtgccattctctggtctaaagtagtgcactatatagggaatagggtgccattctctggtctaaagtagtgcactatatagggaatagggtgccattctctggtctaaattagtgcactatatagggaatagggtgccattctctggtctaaagtagtgcactagatagggaatagggtgccacttgggaagGCACATGTTTGTCATGAGTCAAAGTTTGGTGTTGCAGAGTTTTACTCCCTCACCTGTTCTCAAAATTGGAGAAATCAATAGTCAAAAACACCATGTGTGCCAATAGGCTTAGCTATTCAACTCTCGTCTCCTATCCTCGTCTCCTATCCTCGTCTTCTATCTCCTTTCCTTATTTCCTTTCCTTATTGAGCACTGAAAGGAATTTATGGATGAATGTGATATGATGAATTTACCCTGAACACAGATTAAGCTTAGACCTgaactcaatggagaatctccgtTGGAAGTAATTCTAAGTCTAGCCCTCTAAGTCTAACTCTTGCCTTAACTCTCTAAGTCTGACTCTTAACTTTCTAAGTGTACAGTAAATCTTAACCCTCTAAGTCTAACTCTTAACCCTCTAAGCCTGACTCTTACCTCTTGCCGGTACATGTCCTCTATCTGTTTCTGGAGCGGCTTCGTTGCTCCTTCAGTTTCTGTGACAACGCAACCAACCATTTCCTTAGCGATGTCAGGTTCCGGGCCAACTCCTCAGCGAACTCCACGTACCTCAGCTCAAATACTGTGgtcacaatcaatcaatcagaatagAAGATGGAaggaagagtgaaggagagagaaggagagtgaaggagaagtgaaggagagagaaggagagagaaggaagagtgaaggagagagaaggagagtgaaggagagagaaggagagagaaggagagagaaggaagagtgaaggtgagtgaaggagagagaaggagagagaaggaagagtgaaggagagagaaggagagagaaggagagtgaaggagagagaaggagagagaatgagagagaaggagagtgaaggagggagaaggagagtgaaggaagagtgaaggagagagaaggagagtgaaggagagtgaaggagagagaaggagagagaatgagagagaatgagagataaggagagagaaggagagagatggagagagaaggaagagtgaaggtgagtgaaggagagagaaggagagagaaggaagagtgaaggagagtgaaggagagagaaggagagagaaggagagtgaaggagagagaaggagagagaaggagagagaaggagagtgaaggagagagaaggagagtgaaggaagagtgaaggagagagaaggagagtgaaggagagtgaaggagagagaaggagagagaatgagagagaatgagagataaggagagagaaggagagagatggagagagaaggagagagaaggagagagaggagagtgaaggagggagaaggagagagaaggagggagaaggagagagaaggagagagaaggagagagaaggagagagaaggagagagaaggagagagaagggagagagaaggagagagaaggagaagaaagaAAACTGAGGGAAGACGAGAGAAAAACAGATGGAAGGCTTCGATTGGAAGATATTCTAGAAAGATCTGTGGATTGGTTGATagatggacggacggacggacaggcagacagacagacagacagacagacagacagacagacagacagacatcaatTGATGAATATATTTATTTGATTGATTAATAGATCAATTCGAGGTGTTGCCACCTACCGTGTGTCTTGACGATGGCCTTGCGGTTGATATCGTAGATGTGTTTGGTGGTCACCATGGATTCTACATGAGGTCTAACAACTTGTAATATGTTTAACAAGGTTTAATATGTTAACCAAAAAACTAAAGTCTTACGTAATTGGTCAGTTGctcgattaagttctgggtccatacgtgctaaaagaagagatgaagagatgcTACAACGAGGAACGGAACTGGAATGAGGAGCTCCACCCTGTCTTTGCAAGTTACGGGCAGAATGTTACGGCCTATGACCTCCAACGAGCTATCAAACAGGTAAAGTGTCAATAAAGGACTAAGATCTAATCCTGGGAAAACCCAGCCGCGAACTGCTTTGTGACGCAAACCTACCAGACAAACTAAATGCcttcagtcccctgtagctcagttggtagagcatggcgcttgcaacgccagggttgtgggttcgtttcccatggggggccagtatgaaaatgtatgcactcactaactgtaagtcgctcaggataagagtgtctgctaaatgactaaaatgtaaaaatgtcaatgtatgctcacttcgaggcaagcaacactgaaccatgcatgagagcaccagctgttccagatgacagtatgatcacgctctccgtagccgatgtgagtaagaccttaaaacaggttaacattcacaaggccacagggcttaccaggacgcatactcaaaacatgtgctgaccagctggcaagtgtcttcactgatatttttgCCTTCCTCGATGCgagcatagaagtcatttagctcgtctggtatgtTCGCGTCACTGGGTGATAGtttgcaagtcctgccacatccgacgagcatcagagccggcgtagtaggattcgatcttagtcctgtattgacgctttgcctatttgatttgtgtcccgctccttgaaagcggcagcatttagctcagtgcagatgttgcctgtaatccatggcttttggtaCGTACGGATGCTGTGTGGACTACGTTGTCGATGCGTCCACTTCATATgcggaccacttccatattgagcgcatcgctggtacttcctgtttaagtttttgcttgtaagcaggaattgAGAGGATGGAGTTAAGGTCAAAtctgccaaatggagggtgagggagagctttgtaagagtctctgtgtgtagagtatagtagagtatagtagagtagagtatagtagagtagagtagagtagagtagtgtatagtagagtaaagtaaagtagagtagagtagagtagagtagagtagagtagagtagtgtagagtagagtagagtagagtagagtagagtagagtagagtagagtagagtagagtagagtagagtagagtagaatagagtagagtagagtagagtagagtatagtatagtagagtagagtagagtagtgtatagtagagtagagtagaatagagcagagtagagtagtgtatattatagtatagtatagtatagtatagtatagtatagtatagtagagtagagtagagtagagtagtgtatagtagagtagagtagagtagagtatagtagagtagagtagtgtagagtagagtagagtagagtagagtagtgtatagtatagcagagtagagtagtgtagagtagagtagagtagagtagagtagtgtatagtatagtatagtatagtatagtagagtagtgtagagtagtgtagagtagagtagagtagagtagtgtatagtatagtatagtagaatagagtagagtagtgtatagtagagtagagtatagtagagtagagtatagtagtgtagagtggagtagagtagagtagagtagagtagagtagagtagagtagagtagattagagtagagtagagtagagtagagtagagtagagtatagtatagtatagtagtgtagagtagagtagagtagagtagagtagagtagagtagtgtagagtagagtagagtagagtagagtagagtagagtagagtagtgtatagtatagtatagtatagtagtgtagagtcGAGTCGAGTCGAGTCGAGTCGAgtcgagtagagtagagtagagtagagtagagtagagtagagtagagtagagtagtgtagtgtagagtagagtagagtagagtagagtagtgtagagtagagtagaatagagtagtgtagagtagagtagagtagagtagagtagagtagagtagagtagagtagagtagagtagagtagagtagagtagagtagagtagtgtagagtagagtagagtagagtagagtagagtatagtagtgtatagtagagtagagtagagtagagtagggtagagtagtgtagtgtagagtagagtagagtagagtagagtagagtagagtagagtagagtagagtagagtagagtagagtagtgtatagtagagtagtgtagaatagagtatagtagagtagtgtagagtagagtagagtagagtagagtagtgtagagtagaatagagtatagtagagtagagtagagtagagtagagtagtgtagagtagagtagagtagagtagagtagagtagagtagtgtatagtatagtatagtagagtagagtagagtagagtagagtagagtagagtagtgtagtgtagagtatagtagagtagagtagagtagagtagattagtgtagagtagagtagagtagagtagtgtatagtatagtatagtagagtagagtagtgtatagtatagtagagtagagtagagtagtgtagagtagagtagagtagagtagagtagtgtagagtagagtagagtagagtagtgtagagtagagtagagtagagtagagtagagtagagtagtgtatagtatagtatagtatagtatagtagagtagagtagagtagagtagagtagtgtagtgtagtgtagagtatagttagagtagagtagagtaga
It encodes the following:
- the LOC121558043 gene encoding fibrinogen beta chain isoform X2, yielding MKWLLLLCLCVYAVRCQDDYDEYDLPKTVVDPRGHRPLSRGSETYSPARNSPPPVSGGSQYRGRPTAAPARGMEQEKDEQPEAGGCTHASEQMGVLCPTGCELKTAMLKQERNVKEEVRKMQKDVDDLSRSTNNVYNYVDGMSTALRERQLVSNENGDLVSQYTDDLETQHAFAKEAIDTVFPSNIRILQGVLEKIRLKIQRVEKAILAQREECKEPCTVSCPIPVVSGKECEDIFRKGGRDSGMYLVQPDSFYPPYKVYCDQTTQNGGWTTIQNRKDGSVDFSRRWDNYRSGFGNIAFDVGKGHCNTPGEYWLGNDRISQLTKQGPTEVLMEMEDWSGNKVHAQYKQFTIQGETSNYVMAINGYSGTAGNVMLEGATGLYGENRTMTIHNGMMFSTYDRDNDNWTPGDPSKQCSREDGGGWWYNRCHSANPNGRYYWGGAYTRYMAKHGTDDGMVWMNWKGSWYSLKAICMKIRPYFASR
- the LOC121558043 gene encoding fibrinogen beta chain isoform X1, which encodes MKWLLLLCLCVYAVRCQDDYDEYDLGVKTEPKTVVDPRGHRPLSRGSETYSPARNSPPPVSGGSQYRGRPTAAPARGMEQEKDEQPEAGGCTHASEQMGVLCPTGCELKTAMLKQERNVKEEVRKMQKDVDDLSRSTNNVYNYVDGMSTALRERQLVSNENGDLVSQYTDDLETQHAFAKEAIDTVFPSNIRILQGVLEKIRLKIQRVEKAILAQREECKEPCTVSCPIPVVSGKECEDIFRKGGRDSGMYLVQPDSFYPPYKVYCDQTTQNGGWTTIQNRKDGSVDFSRRWDNYRSGFGNIAFDVGKGHCNTPGEYWLGNDRISQLTKQGPTEVLMEMEDWSGNKVHAQYKQFTIQGETSNYVMAINGYSGTAGNVMLEGATGLYGENRTMTIHNGMMFSTYDRDNDNWTPGDPSKQCSREDGGGWWYNRCHSANPNGRYYWGGAYTRYMAKHGTDDGMVWMNWKGSWYSLKAICMKIRPYFASR